From Rhododendron vialii isolate Sample 1 chromosome 10a, ASM3025357v1, the proteins below share one genomic window:
- the LOC131302844 gene encoding uncharacterized protein LOC131302844 gives MAKLTNTVGMLQQEKGKLSTQPQVNLQGTNYVASSSVLSPEQAKSITTLRSGKEINKAIPPKPIKPWVTPIVSQAPDPLDDSPTSEPSPVGEQLAKSPEEEPKVPDTNIPAPFPQRLKAPARANPNAEIYELFKQVRINIPLVDAIKQILTYAKFLKDLCTQKRKLNVQKKVFLTEQVSSIIQTNVVPKYKDPGCPTISITIGDKKIEKALLDLGASVNLLPYSVYEQLGLGEMRPTSVTLQLANRSIHVPRGIVEDVLVQVDNFVYPVDFIVLDTCPVPSSQVSTSTPVILGRPFLATSNAVIHCRSGLLNLTFGNMRMEVNVFNIGSQMGDDECVREFNLIDSLVQEHVDTFLCKDPLEVCLTAEEENFLDSPEVEYLCSLLDIEDVCGTAVWSPKFEELPPLESKTLPSSIQSPKLELKVLPDTLKYAFLGENETYPVVISSSLVGSQESQLLEILKRHTKAIGWSIADIKGIDASICSHHIALGDYVKPSRQPQRRLNPIMKDVVKAEVLKLLDVGIIYPIADNKWVSPIQVVPKKSSVTVVPYANNELVPTRVTTGWRVCIDYRKLNASTRKDHFPLPFIDQILERVAGHAYYCFLDGYSGYNQIEVALPDQEKMTFTCPFGTFAYRRMPFSLCNAPGTFSRCMMGIFSDMIEKIVEVFMDDFSVFGESFESCLENLDKVLARCDEKNLVLNWEKCHFMVTHGIVLGHIVSSKGIEVDKAKIDLIATLPTPKCVKDIRSFLGHAGFYRRFNKDFSAIFQKCLRP, from the coding sequence atggCAAAGTTGACCAATACGGTGGGGATGCTCcaacaagaaaaggggaaacTTTCGACTCAACCCCAAGTGAATCTGCAAGGAACCAATTATGTGGCGAGCTCTTCGGTGCTTAGTCCCGAGCAAGCCAAGTCTATTACAACATTGCGGAGTGGCAAGGAGATTAATAAGGCCATTCCTCCAAAGCCTATCAAGCCATGGGTTACACCCATTGTATCGCAAGCTCCGGACCCTCTTGATGACTCACCAACCTCGGAGCCCTCTCCCGTTGGTGAGCAATTGGCAAAATCTCCCGAGGAAGAGCCGAAGGTACCCGACACCAACATTCCGGCTCCTTTTCCCCAAAGATTGAAGGCACCGGCCCGTGCCAATCCCAATGCCGAGATCTATGAGCTTTTCAAGCAAGTGAGAATCAATATCCCGTTGGTGGATGCCATCAAGCAAATTCTCACGTATGCCAAGTTTCTCAAAGACTTATGCACTCAAAAGCGTAAGttgaatgttcaaaagaaggttTTCTTGACGGAACAAGTGAGCTCTATTATTCAAACCAACGTGGTTCCCAAGTATAAAGATCCGGGTTGTCCAACCATCTCCATCACCATTGGCGACAAGAAGATAGAAAAAGCCCTCCTCGATTTGGGGGCTAGTGTGAACTTGCTTCCGTATTCTGTTTATGAACAACTTGGATTGGGGGAGATGAGGCCAACATCGGTGACCCTTCAATTGGCCAATAGAAGCATTCATGTTCCACGCGGAATAGTggaggatgtactcgtgcaagTGGATAACTTTGTCTATCCTGTGGATTTTATCGTGTTGGATACATGCCCTGTGCCCTCCTCGCAAGTGTCAACGTCAACTCCGGTCATTCTTGGGCGTCCATTCCTGGCCACTTCCAATGCCGTTATCCATTGCCGAAGCGGTTTGCTAAACCTCACTTTCGGCAACATGaggatggaggtgaatgtgTTTAATATCGGAAGCCAAATGGGGGATGACGAGTGTGTTCGTGAATTCAATCTTATTGATTCTTTGGTCCAAGAGCATGTGGACACTTTCTTGTGTAAGGATCCGTTGGAGGTGTGTCTTACCGccgaagaagaaaattttcttgACTCACCGGAGGTGGAGTATTTGTGTTCTTTGCTTGACATTGAAGATGTTTGTGGGACGGCCGTATGGTCTCCgaaatttgaagagttgccTCCTCTCGAGAGCAAGACCCTTCCCTCGAGTATTCAATCCCCAAAACTCGAGTTGAAGGTCCTCCCGGATACATTGAAATATGCCTTTTTAGGTGAAAATGAAACTTACCCGGTGGTGATCTCCTCCTCTCTCGTCGGCTCGCAAGAATCCCAACTCCTTGAAATTCTAAAGCGGCATACCAAAGCTATTGGTTGGTCTATCGCGGATATCAAAGGGATAGATGCTTCAATTTGTTCCCACCACATTGCCCTCGGAGATTATGTCAAACCTTCTCGCCAACCCCAACGCCGGTTGAATCCCATAATGAAAGATGTGGTGAAGGCGGAGGTTTTGAAACTCTTAGATGTGGGAATTATCTACCCGATCGCCGACAACAAGTGGGTTAGTCCTATCCAAGTGGTCCCCAAGAAATCCAGTGTCACGGTGGTTCCCTACGCCAATAATGAGTTAGTCCCTACTCGAGTCACCACCGGATGGCGTGTGTGTATCGATTACCGGAAGCTTAATGCTAGCACCCGGAAGGACCATTTCCCACTtcctttcattgatcaaattttggagcgGGTGGCGGGACATGCTTATTATTGCTTTCTAGACGGATATTCGGGGTACAACCAAATAGAGGTCGCCTTACCCGATCAAGAGAAAATGACGTTCACTTGTCCATTTGGAACGTTCGCTTATCGACGCATGCCATTCAGCTTGTGTAATGCGCCCGGAACATTCTCACGGTGTATGATGGGCATATTTAGCGATATGATTGAGAAGATCGTCGAGGtatttatggatgatttctcaGTGTTTGGCGAATCATTTGAATCctgtttggaaaatttggatAAGGTGCTGGCGAGGTGCGATGAGAAAAATTTGGTGCTCAATTGGGAAAAATGCCATTTCATGGTGACTCATGGTATCGTTTTGGGCCACATTGTATCATCAAAGGGGATCGAAGTCGACAAGGCCAAGATTGATCTTATTGCCACCCTCCCAACCCCTAAATGTGTCAAAGACATCCGTTCTTTCCTtgggcatgccggtttctatcggCGTTTTAATAAAGACTTCAGTGCCATATTTCAAAAATGCTTGCGACCTTAG